Proteins from a genomic interval of Sulfurimonas sp. HSL3-2:
- a CDS encoding diguanylate cyclase produces MHRILIVEDNKTLAKLIAKKLKNSLDFEIDLAFSMQEAKLFTKKYEYFVTLLDLNLPDAPNGEIVDFMISKNIKSIVLSANVDKELRKAILQKDVIDYIKKDGVENIDYIISTIMRLLKNQNHKVLIVDDSLVFRNQLQKMVKNLFFNVYTVAHGEEALGMLQTHPDIKIVLTDYNMPVMDGLELLKEIRKTHSKNELSVIALSSNKDDELTALFLKNGANDYIYKPFSKEEFSCRLNNSIEALENIEMITNSANRDFLTGLYNRRYFYKNGQEYFSEAKQNEQNFAIVMLDIDNFKKINETYGNDAGDKAIVHLAQTLSSSVEAEDIVARFGAEEFCLLLKDISANEAVQKMESIRKKIENGYIKNGDTEFSFTISVGVCTSPEDSFEESVNTADMQLYNAKNSGKNQVLFS; encoded by the coding sequence ATGCATAGAATTTTGATTGTCGAAGATAATAAAACACTGGCAAAACTAATTGCAAAAAAACTAAAAAATAGTCTGGACTTTGAGATCGACCTGGCTTTTTCAATGCAGGAAGCTAAACTTTTTACCAAAAAATATGAGTACTTTGTAACACTTCTTGACCTTAATCTGCCTGATGCACCAAACGGAGAGATAGTCGACTTTATGATCTCTAAAAACATCAAATCGATCGTCTTAAGTGCCAATGTAGATAAAGAGCTGAGAAAGGCGATCCTGCAAAAGGATGTAATCGACTACATAAAAAAAGACGGCGTAGAAAACATCGACTACATTATCTCAACCATTATGCGTCTTTTAAAAAATCAAAATCATAAAGTGCTGATCGTCGATGACTCGTTAGTGTTTAGAAATCAATTGCAAAAGATGGTAAAAAATCTCTTTTTTAACGTCTATACCGTTGCTCACGGAGAGGAAGCTCTGGGTATGCTTCAAACACACCCCGATATAAAGATCGTTCTAACAGACTACAATATGCCTGTAATGGACGGGCTCGAACTCCTAAAAGAGATAAGAAAGACTCACTCTAAAAACGAGCTCAGTGTCATCGCTCTTTCATCAAATAAAGATGATGAGCTAACGGCACTTTTTTTGAAAAACGGAGCAAACGATTACATATACAAGCCCTTTTCAAAAGAGGAGTTTTCATGCAGGCTCAACAACTCCATAGAAGCTCTGGAAAACATTGAGATGATAACCAACAGTGCCAACAGAGACTTTTTAACAGGCCTATACAACCGCAGATATTTCTATAAAAATGGTCAAGAGTACTTTAGCGAAGCAAAACAAAACGAACAAAACTTTGCCATCGTCATGCTCGACATCGATAACTTTAAAAAGATAAACGAAACATACGGAAATGACGCGGGAGACAAAGCGATCGTCCATCTCGCTCAGACACTGAGCAGCAGTGTCGAAGCTGAAGATATAGTGGCAAGATTCGGTGCAGAGGAGTTTTGTCTGCTCTTAAAAGATATCAGTGCAAATGAAGCGGTACAAAAAATGGAATCGATAAGAAAAAAGATAGAGAACGGTTATATCAAAAACGGTGATACCGAGTTCTCTTTTACTATCTCTGTGGGTGTATGCACATCGCCTGAAGATAGTTTTGAAGAGAGTGTGAACACGGCAGATATGCAGCTGTATAATGCAAAAAACAGCGGAAAGAATCAGGTCTTATTCAGCTGA
- a CDS encoding diguanylate cyclase has translation MHSIIRFTYIALFIFVSSLVIYVSHMYKKDLADVKIVEYFTNKSKELNKEINKLILNREENQLLIVQQLVLDSKVLHIMKTKEFDSESMQYIADKLERSAGLKDTWFQFIDRNGTSIARSWNDKRGDDLSIIRDDVLSMINKPRIINSISVGRYDMTFKTMMPVYDEKHRFLGAMELISNFDSISAKLEKQGYRSVFLVDKKYKKQLKYPRTGRFVKDYYVANQDVDEQLLSFIKSKGLDYFISPYHSYVIEDDTVVFNYALFDKKEQLIANFLLFKKVSSYGLNEINETKNKMNIITAIILLLVMVGFYVLSISNIASIEIDKSFYKLAALFIIVYFLYFILVSLYYKDQKNRYISAYNNQIKIDFDNIKAKYANMADLIFKTDIQTPAVLKALKSAQTNATRDQAREELYDVLKYDYELFKSIGVRQLHFHLKNNESFLRFHKPREYGDDLSGIRETVMWVNKYHEKVEGFEEGVHSNGFRYIYPIFDEYDPSNIFYLGSVEVSFSSFYFIRDLAQSYNFRSTLLVKTDIIEKKTLKGSLSYYTDSDYMGWSFDRAISEKLKNLSIDADLSLIDKGRYQYIKENIEKGEIFSIETQDKSNFFTFVPLQNPITKKVIGVLVLQKDKGLFVTLHNNMYTALLVGFIFLLFVFLYMYKEISIKKQYRLLLRKTQRILDTQDSIIIILDDKEIVDINKKFLDFFGFDSLYEFNLHYSCITDKFLDDSRLFDLHGFEDKKEWVRELEKMDSKDKIVSMMDKNGEVHFFSIKDSKLDDNYLLEFSDISDTMKDKFQFINKAYKDHLTQAYNREYFDSHINKIIDNLKYDDVLGIIFCDIDYFKNVNDTYGHEVGDKVLKKMVDIIRKNTRADDIIVRWGGEEFVVFLYVESMDILVKIANNLREAIEKEHFEEVGGLTCSFGLSQYMKGEKILESIKRADEALYEAKASGRNRVRFKF, from the coding sequence TTGCATAGTATTATCAGATTTACATATATTGCCCTATTTATTTTTGTCAGTTCATTAGTTATTTATGTTTCTCATATGTATAAAAAAGATCTGGCAGATGTCAAAATCGTCGAGTATTTTACAAACAAATCCAAAGAACTAAACAAAGAGATAAACAAATTAATACTAAATAGAGAAGAAAATCAACTCTTGATAGTGCAGCAGTTGGTATTAGATAGTAAAGTTCTGCATATTATGAAGACAAAAGAGTTCGACTCGGAAAGTATGCAGTATATAGCAGATAAACTGGAGAGAAGTGCAGGTCTAAAAGATACATGGTTTCAGTTTATCGATAGAAACGGTACGAGTATAGCTAGAAGCTGGAATGATAAACGAGGGGATGATCTGTCGATCATCCGTGACGACGTACTCAGTATGATCAATAAACCGAGGATCATCAACAGTATAAGCGTCGGCCGGTATGATATGACTTTTAAGACGATGATGCCGGTCTATGATGAAAAACATAGGTTTTTAGGCGCAATGGAGTTGATCTCGAACTTTGATTCCATCTCGGCAAAGCTTGAAAAACAGGGTTATAGATCTGTCTTCCTTGTAGATAAAAAGTACAAAAAACAGCTCAAGTATCCAAGAACGGGAAGATTTGTAAAAGATTACTATGTCGCCAATCAGGATGTAGATGAACAACTGTTAAGTTTTATAAAAAGCAAAGGGTTGGATTATTTTATATCACCGTACCACAGTTATGTCATAGAGGATGATACAGTAGTCTTTAATTATGCACTCTTTGATAAAAAAGAGCAGTTGATAGCGAACTTCCTGTTGTTTAAAAAGGTCTCTTCATATGGTCTCAACGAGATAAACGAGACAAAAAACAAGATGAATATCATCACAGCGATCATCTTATTATTGGTAATGGTCGGTTTTTACGTATTGTCTATCAGTAATATTGCGAGTATAGAGATAGACAAGAGCTTTTACAAATTGGCAGCCCTGTTTATAATCGTATATTTTCTCTATTTTATTCTTGTGAGTTTGTATTATAAAGACCAAAAAAACAGATATATAAGCGCATATAACAATCAGATCAAAATTGATTTTGATAATATCAAAGCAAAATATGCAAATATGGCGGATTTGATATTTAAGACCGACATACAGACCCCTGCAGTGTTAAAGGCATTGAAATCAGCACAGACAAATGCTACAAGGGATCAGGCGAGAGAGGAGCTGTATGATGTTTTAAAATATGATTATGAACTCTTTAAAAGCATCGGTGTGAGACAGCTTCATTTTCATCTCAAAAATAACGAAAGCTTTTTAAGGTTTCATAAGCCCAGAGAGTATGGTGACGATCTTTCGGGTATCAGAGAAACGGTAATGTGGGTGAATAAATATCATGAAAAGGTCGAAGGGTTCGAAGAGGGGGTTCATTCAAACGGATTTAGATATATATACCCTATCTTTGATGAATATGACCCTTCAAATATCTTTTATCTTGGAAGTGTAGAAGTATCTTTTAGTTCATTTTACTTTATTAGAGATCTGGCTCAGTCGTATAATTTTAGAAGCACATTACTGGTAAAGACAGATATCATAGAGAAAAAAACTTTGAAAGGTTCTTTGTCATACTATACCGATTCGGATTATATGGGCTGGTCTTTTGACCGAGCCATTTCGGAAAAGTTGAAAAATCTCTCTATAGATGCAGATTTGTCGCTTATCGATAAAGGGAGATATCAATATATAAAAGAGAATATAGAAAAAGGGGAAATCTTTTCTATAGAGACGCAAGACAAGAGCAATTTCTTTACGTTTGTACCGCTTCAAAATCCGATAACTAAAAAGGTGATCGGGGTGTTAGTACTGCAAAAAGACAAAGGCCTCTTTGTAACGCTTCATAACAATATGTATACTGCGCTGCTGGTAGGATTTATATTTTTGTTATTTGTATTTTTATATATGTACAAAGAGATAAGTATCAAAAAACAGTATAGACTACTACTACGTAAAACACAGCGCATATTGGACACGCAAGATTCGATAATAATCATACTTGACGATAAAGAGATAGTAGATATCAACAAAAAGTTTTTGGATTTTTTTGGATTTGATTCACTTTATGAGTTTAATCTTCATTACAGCTGTATCACGGATAAGTTTTTGGACGACAGCCGTTTGTTCGATCTACACGGATTTGAAGACAAGAAAGAGTGGGTCCGTGAACTGGAAAAAATGGATAGTAAAGATAAGATCGTCTCGATGATGGATAAAAATGGTGAGGTACACTTTTTCTCTATAAAAGACAGCAAGCTTGACGATAACTACCTCTTAGAGTTTTCGGATATAAGCGATACTATGAAAGATAAATTCCAGTTTATCAACAAAGCATATAAAGATCATTTGACACAGGCTTATAATAGAGAATATTTTGATTCTCATATAAACAAGATCATCGATAATCTAAAATATGATGATGTTCTGGGGATCATATTCTGTGATATAGACTATTTTAAAAATGTAAACGATACATATGGACATGAAGTCGGTGACAAAGTCCTGAAAAAGATGGTCGACATCATCCGTAAAAACACAAGAGCGGATGATATCATCGTTCGCTGGGGCGGAGAAGAGTTTGTTGTTTTTCTTTATGTGGAATCTATGGATATCTTAGTAAAAATAGCAAATAATCTAAGAGAAGCGATAGAGAAAGAACACTTTGAGGAAGTAGGCGGTCTTACTTGTAGTTTTGGTCTGAGTCAGTATATGAAAGGTGAAAAAATATTAGAGTCGATAAAAAGAGCTGATGAAGCACTTTATGAAGCTAAAGCAAGCGGTAGAAACCGTGTCAGATTTAAGTTTTAA
- a CDS encoding phosphomannomutase/phosphoglucomutase: MSIYREYDIRGIFEKELNEATVVRIGYALSKRIEGDHVAVGYDARSHSPVLFEYLVRGLNAGGKKVLDMGMVPTPVNYFTNYQEWDGITPSASVMITGSHNPSEYNGFKITVDKAPFFDEDIYELGHEVEAMDMPREAKRSIMKIDPVTRYVEFMLKEFSHLRGMKERIVYDCGNGVAGIVTERIFNGLGLHVKGIYIDPDGTFPNHHPDPSVEHNLEDIKKLLASEGDIAFAYDGDADRIAVLTHKNNIKGDMMALLYAMKIDNPVVVGDVKCSQVMYDELERCGGKTVMYKTGHSNIKVKMKEVDADLACEVNGHVFFKNRYFGYDDAIYATLRMLELVHDGIDLDAELARLPEVFSTEEINIEATEKEKFKIIEKLKELLQNPPSDFPHIKDIIDVDGVRVVFDTGWGLVRASNTTPALVTRFESTSKEDVKKYETVLNDLIQKAKELL; encoded by the coding sequence TTGAGTATTTATAGAGAGTATGATATACGCGGGATTTTTGAAAAAGAGTTGAATGAAGCAACAGTCGTTCGCATAGGGTATGCACTTAGTAAACGAATAGAAGGCGATCATGTGGCCGTGGGATATGATGCGAGAAGTCATTCTCCTGTCCTATTCGAATACTTGGTCCGCGGACTCAATGCAGGCGGAAAAAAAGTGCTAGATATGGGAATGGTTCCCACACCTGTAAACTATTTTACGAATTATCAAGAGTGGGACGGTATCACACCAAGTGCTTCAGTAATGATAACCGGTTCGCATAATCCAAGTGAATACAACGGTTTTAAGATCACCGTAGATAAGGCACCGTTCTTTGATGAAGATATCTATGAACTGGGACACGAAGTGGAAGCAATGGATATGCCCCGTGAAGCAAAACGGAGCATAATGAAGATAGACCCCGTTACCCGTTATGTGGAGTTTATGCTAAAAGAGTTCTCGCATCTTCGCGGTATGAAAGAGCGTATAGTATATGACTGTGGAAACGGCGTTGCCGGAATTGTGACGGAGAGGATATTTAACGGACTGGGCTTACATGTAAAGGGAATATATATCGATCCTGACGGAACTTTTCCAAATCATCATCCGGATCCTTCAGTAGAGCATAACCTCGAAGATATTAAAAAGCTTTTGGCTAGTGAGGGCGATATCGCTTTTGCTTATGACGGAGATGCTGATCGCATCGCAGTCCTTACGCATAAAAATAATATAAAGGGCGATATGATGGCTCTTTTATATGCGATGAAGATAGATAATCCCGTGGTTGTCGGCGATGTAAAATGTTCTCAGGTGATGTATGATGAACTTGAGCGCTGCGGCGGTAAGACTGTTATGTATAAGACTGGACACTCGAACATCAAGGTGAAGATGAAAGAGGTGGATGCTGATCTTGCCTGCGAAGTAAACGGACATGTATTTTTTAAAAACCGCTACTTCGGATATGACGATGCTATCTATGCGACGCTCAGGATGCTGGAACTTGTTCATGATGGGATCGATCTCGATGCAGAACTGGCACGTCTTCCCGAGGTATTTTCGACCGAAGAGATAAATATCGAGGCGACCGAAAAAGAGAAGTTCAAGATTATAGAAAAGTTAAAAGAACTGCTTCAAAATCCTCCTTCGGATTTTCCTCATATAAAAGATATCATCGATGTAGACGGTGTGAGGGTTGTCTTTGATACGGGATGGGGATTGGTGCGTGCAAGTAACACTACACCGGCCTTGGTGACTCGTTTTGAGTCTACAAGTAAAGAAGATGTCAAAAAATATGAGACAGTACTCAATGATTTAATACAAAAAGCAAAGGAATTATTATGA
- a CDS encoding CsgG/HfaB family protein, with the protein MKRFMLIPAALFLLSGCAQKMQVKVLQPAEVASASKVKKIAVSKFKNDRVNLSSKIEAKLFEYKLDDKPYFNVVSRQDLDKVIEEQKMQNSGLFDPSTVVEVGNLTGADAIIAGDVSSPSHEDTNFFETRTKCDKEKCWEIKVGCLKRVFSLTSEVRLIDAKKGDVIFADTVTKNSSYKHCSDDSNVLFSQNMAAQVLAEEIADSFVYKLLPHYAYFSVELLDEGDIEYSDAQKKLLKNALLYIEQNRLDKAEALLLELIDSTAQKSYVPIYDLGVIKEAQGKLQEAKELYYKADSITKEPVRELNDAINRINRVIEQNTQALNQINNR; encoded by the coding sequence ATGAAAAGATTTATGTTGATACCCGCAGCACTGTTCTTATTATCGGGATGTGCACAGAAGATGCAAGTGAAAGTGCTGCAACCTGCAGAAGTGGCCTCGGCATCTAAAGTCAAAAAGATAGCGGTCTCAAAGTTTAAAAACGACAGAGTGAATCTCTCCAGCAAGATAGAAGCGAAGCTCTTTGAATATAAACTGGACGATAAACCCTATTTTAATGTTGTAAGCAGACAGGATCTAGATAAGGTCATAGAGGAGCAAAAGATGCAAAACAGCGGTCTTTTTGATCCCTCTACAGTCGTGGAAGTAGGGAACCTTACAGGTGCAGATGCGATCATAGCCGGTGATGTCTCAAGCCCTTCGCATGAAGATACAAACTTTTTTGAGACAAGAACGAAATGCGATAAAGAAAAATGCTGGGAGATAAAAGTAGGATGTCTTAAAAGAGTATTTTCTCTGACATCGGAAGTAAGACTCATAGACGCAAAGAAAGGGGATGTGATCTTTGCCGATACTGTTACGAAAAACAGCAGCTATAAACACTGTTCAGATGATTCAAATGTTCTTTTTTCACAAAATATGGCTGCTCAGGTACTCGCAGAGGAGATAGCGGACAGTTTTGTGTACAAACTTCTTCCTCACTACGCATACTTTAGTGTGGAGCTTCTTGACGAGGGAGATATCGAGTATAGTGATGCACAAAAAAAACTTCTAAAAAATGCTTTATTGTATATCGAACAAAATAGACTTGACAAGGCGGAGGCTCTTCTACTGGAACTTATCGATTCGACTGCCCAAAAAAGTTATGTCCCTATCTACGATCTCGGTGTCATAAAAGAGGCACAAGGGAAGCTTCAAGAAGCAAAAGAACTTTATTATAAGGCAGATAGCATTACAAAAGAACCTGTAAGAGAGTTAAACGATGCGATCAACCGTATTAACAGAGTCATTGAGCAGAACACTCAGGCTTTAAATCAGATAAATAACAGGTGA
- a CDS encoding LPP20 family lipoprotein codes for MKFTIIAAILLFFTGCYSDLPIEVEQKPVSSWISNPPKSDSSTLYALGEGKDQYEALANGLSQMVSTLSVSVKSQYDATTKVKNVNGVELYTNDVEQKVSSSVKELRVPSYEIINYEQVGFNSYAVLIRSDKKLFFQSIKNEVDNTIKLLKDDEKSYKSSNILKRLAFYKQTSASVDDLVYRSIVLKVLNPEFDESYIINEASRFKTAYISLKSKISFSITADKDSQNLVPVVKEVLTAKGFKITKQNSGHHLHVGIRSNIVYTTAYGFDLARSAVDISIKDSSNQTVLAKKIDITGQSTQGYEVAKQNIASKLKKYIIDSEIL; via the coding sequence ATGAAGTTTACAATAATAGCAGCTATTCTTCTCTTCTTTACGGGATGTTACAGCGATCTGCCTATAGAGGTAGAACAAAAGCCTGTAAGTTCATGGATAAGTAATCCTCCTAAATCAGACAGTTCGACTCTTTATGCTTTAGGCGAAGGTAAAGACCAGTATGAAGCGCTTGCAAACGGATTGAGTCAGATGGTCTCGACCTTAAGTGTGTCGGTAAAATCACAATATGATGCGACGACGAAAGTAAAAAATGTAAACGGTGTCGAACTTTACACCAACGATGTAGAGCAGAAGGTAAGCAGCAGTGTCAAAGAGTTAAGAGTCCCAAGCTATGAGATCATAAACTATGAACAGGTCGGTTTTAACTCTTACGCTGTTTTGATAAGGTCTGATAAAAAGCTATTTTTTCAAAGCATAAAAAATGAGGTCGACAACACTATAAAACTGTTAAAAGATGATGAGAAATCGTATAAGTCATCAAATATATTAAAACGTCTGGCATTTTATAAACAAACTTCTGCTTCAGTAGATGATCTGGTATATCGATCAATCGTCCTTAAAGTGTTAAATCCGGAGTTTGATGAGAGTTACATCATCAATGAGGCATCAAGATTCAAAACGGCTTATATCTCTTTAAAATCAAAGATATCCTTTAGTATAACCGCGGATAAAGATAGCCAAAATCTAGTACCGGTAGTAAAAGAGGTCTTGACTGCAAAAGGGTTTAAGATCACGAAACAAAATAGCGGACATCATTTACATGTAGGCATCAGATCAAACATCGTCTACACTACTGCGTATGGATTTGATTTGGCGCGAAGTGCCGTGGATATTAGTATAAAAGACAGTAGTAACCAAACTGTCCTCGCCAAAAAAATAGATATAACAGGACAGTCGACACAAGGATATGAAGTAGCAAAGCAGAATATCGCATCAAAATTGAAAAAATATATTATTGATAGTGAAATATTATAA
- the pyrC gene encoding dihydroorotase — protein sequence MKTHTLLMPLDMHLHLRDGVMLENVAPLSAYSFSGALVMPNLVPPVTTKEDVIAYKERIMASVPNDYFEPYMTLFYQNYDKAFLESVVDDILAIKLYPAGITTNSEGGVKSFDIEAMRPTLNAMSELDIPLCIHGETDGFVMDREAEFMSIYELLAQNFPKLKIVMEHITTKAAVDMLDKYENLYATITLHHLLITLDDVVGGMMKPHLFCKPIAKRPEDREALLKVALEAHPKVMFGSDSAPHPQHKKESCGCAAGVFTAPIALQVLCEVFDEFNALENLQDFVSDNAQRIYGICPEFKEITLVDLPFTVPESYSGVIPMYAGETIGWSIESVE from the coding sequence ATGAAAACTCATACTCTTTTAATGCCCCTAGACATGCACCTGCATCTTCGTGACGGAGTCATGCTGGAAAATGTAGCACCACTAAGTGCTTACAGTTTCAGCGGTGCTTTGGTCATGCCCAATCTCGTTCCCCCGGTAACGACAAAAGAGGATGTTATCGCTTATAAAGAGCGTATTATGGCTTCTGTTCCAAACGATTACTTTGAACCGTATATGACACTTTTCTATCAAAACTACGACAAAGCGTTTCTTGAAAGTGTAGTCGACGATATCTTAGCAATCAAACTTTATCCAGCAGGTATTACGACAAACTCGGAAGGCGGCGTGAAATCTTTTGATATCGAAGCTATGCGTCCGACATTAAACGCGATGAGCGAGTTGGATATACCTCTTTGTATACATGGAGAGACTGACGGTTTTGTAATGGACAGAGAAGCTGAGTTTATGAGCATCTATGAGCTTTTAGCACAAAATTTTCCTAAGTTGAAGATAGTGATGGAACATATTACGACAAAAGCAGCTGTCGATATGCTCGATAAATATGAGAACCTTTATGCGACGATCACGCTTCATCATCTTTTGATCACTTTAGATGATGTGGTCGGCGGGATGATGAAACCGCATCTTTTCTGTAAGCCTATAGCTAAACGCCCCGAGGATAGAGAAGCTCTTTTAAAAGTAGCTCTTGAGGCACATCCCAAAGTGATGTTCGGTTCAGATTCTGCTCCTCATCCTCAGCATAAAAAAGAGTCTTGCGGATGTGCTGCGGGTGTGTTTACTGCCCCGATCGCTCTGCAGGTCTTATGTGAAGTGTTCGATGAATTTAATGCCTTAGAAAACCTGCAGGATTTCGTGAGCGATAATGCTCAGCGTATTTATGGTATCTGTCCTGAGTTTAAAGAGATCACATTGGTCGATCTGCCTTTTACAGTACCGGAAAGTTATTCGGGAGTGATCCCTATGTACGCAGGCGAAACTATAGGATGGTCAATAGAAAGTGTCGAGTAA
- a CDS encoding response regulator transcription factor, giving the protein MSSKILLLEDDLLLCETIADLLEDDGYEVKQCKNGQEVLDLTYKERFDLYLLDINVPIINGLDLLRELRNSNDKTSTIFLTSHKEKEMLSLGFQNGADDYIKKPFDSHELLLRIKAVLKRYQGDENECFGVLCNDKKRKRIHFNKKELDLSQKEYLLLALLMKNANEVVTKEMIVDELWNTNEDVSDGAIRVYINRLKNFLEDGMIENIRGVGYRLVLQP; this is encoded by the coding sequence GTGTCGAGTAAAATCCTGCTTTTAGAAGATGACCTTCTTCTATGTGAGACCATTGCAGACCTGTTAGAAGATGACGGATATGAAGTCAAACAGTGTAAAAACGGTCAGGAGGTCTTGGATCTGACATACAAAGAGAGGTTTGATCTTTATCTTCTGGATATCAATGTCCCGATAATAAACGGGCTTGACCTTCTCCGTGAACTTAGAAATTCAAACGATAAGACTTCAACCATCTTTTTGACATCACATAAAGAAAAAGAGATGCTCTCTCTCGGCTTTCAAAACGGTGCGGATGACTATATAAAAAAACCGTTTGACTCACATGAACTTCTTTTACGCATAAAAGCTGTGCTTAAACGTTATCAAGGCGATGAGAACGAGTGTTTCGGTGTTTTGTGCAACGACAAGAAAAGAAAACGCATTCACTTCAATAAAAAAGAGCTTGACCTTTCACAAAAAGAGTATTTGCTTCTGGCACTGCTGATGAAAAACGCTAATGAGGTCGTTACAAAAGAGATGATCGTCGATGAACTTTGGAATACCAATGAAGATGTGAGTGACGGCGCCATCCGTGTCTATATCAATCGATTGAAAAACTTTCTGGAAGATGGGATGATAGAAAACATACGCGGGGTAGGTTACAGACTTGTTTTACAACCTTAG
- a CDS encoding HAMP domain-containing sensor histidine kinase has translation MFYNLRRYIFLYYFITVLIFGGGFWYAKDSARFVDIYILVIVFLILIVISGIVISKLSIEPLEEYITNLEELSRDTLHELNLPISTIRTNVDMIEKKLTDEKSLKRLERIKTACDMLTQRYNELDYMIKKQTKREVVEEFDLKELVEERVEFLRNIYYDIVFTRDLESFVINMDKIGLSKVIDNIIDNGVKYSQNAKKIDITLKNKILSIKDHGIGIDEVVLLRIFDRYYQNDDSMPGFGIGLYMVKRFCDTNRIKLNIESKKGSGTTIFLDFKGC, from the coding sequence TTGTTTTACAACCTTAGAAGATATATCTTTTTATATTATTTTATAACCGTTCTTATCTTCGGCGGAGGATTTTGGTACGCCAAAGACAGCGCAAGGTTTGTAGATATCTACATTTTGGTAATAGTGTTTTTAATACTTATAGTCATCTCCGGAATAGTTATATCCAAATTATCTATCGAGCCTTTGGAAGAGTACATCACAAATCTTGAAGAGCTCTCTCGCGATACTCTGCATGAACTTAACCTGCCAATCTCTACTATCAGGACAAACGTCGATATGATAGAGAAAAAACTAACCGATGAAAAATCTCTGAAACGTTTAGAACGCATTAAAACTGCGTGTGATATGCTGACGCAGAGATATAATGAACTTGACTATATGATCAAAAAACAGACGAAAAGAGAGGTCGTCGAGGAGTTTGATCTCAAAGAGCTTGTAGAAGAGCGTGTAGAGTTTTTACGTAATATCTATTATGACATAGTATTTACACGGGATTTAGAAAGTTTTGTTATAAATATGGATAAAATCGGGCTTAGCAAAGTCATAGACAATATCATAGATAATGGTGTAAAATACTCTCAAAATGCCAAAAAGATCGATATAACGCTTAAAAATAAAATATTAAGTATCAAAGATCACGGAATAGGCATCGATGAAGTGGTATTGCTTCGTATTTTTGACAGATATTACCAAAATGATGACAGTATGCCGGGTTTTGGAATCGGACTTTATATGGTAAAAAGATTTTGTGATACAAATCGCATAAAACTCAATATAGAATCAAAAAAGGGTAGCGGGACTACTATATTTTTAGACTTTAAAGGTTGTTAA
- the exbB gene encoding TonB-system energizer ExbB — translation METSDFLTYAENTLDYGIMGILFIMSIVTLWLFIERLMFYKSVKIEDYDNKDALELDLSDNLSTIGAMGANAPYVGLLGTVIGIMLTFYSLGDIGAVDAKKIMMGLALALKATALGLVVAIPAISFYTILLRKMEKIVTKFDIAREAKK, via the coding sequence ATGGAAACATCGGATTTTTTAACTTACGCAGAAAACACTCTTGACTATGGGATTATGGGAATACTCTTTATTATGAGTATCGTGACTTTATGGCTATTTATAGAAAGACTTATGTTTTACAAATCTGTAAAAATTGAGGATTATGATAATAAAGATGCATTAGAGTTAGACCTTAGCGACAATCTCTCGACCATCGGTGCTATGGGTGCAAATGCCCCGTATGTAGGACTTTTAGGTACTGTTATCGGGATCATGCTGACTTTTTACTCTCTTGGTGATATCGGTGCGGTCGATGCTAAAAAGATCATGATGGGACTTGCACTGGCACTTAAAGCAACGGCACTGGGACTAGTAGTGGCTATTCCTGCTATTTCGTTTTATACGATTCTGCTTCGTAAGATGGAAAAGATCGTGACAAAGTTTGATATCGCTCGTGAGGCAAAAAAATAG
- the exbD gene encoding TonB system transport protein ExbD, giving the protein MKPRRKFDQINVIPFIDIMLVLLVMVLTTATFVKQGIIPVNLPEAKTKEKNDLQKEVAIYVNSKGEIYYEKTKVTLDELEKKLSTISKTQTVVLRSDKESRFQDFVSVMNILKRLNHEQLYIVTKD; this is encoded by the coding sequence ATGAAGCCAAGAAGAAAGTTTGATCAGATAAACGTCATACCGTTTATCGATATAATGCTCGTACTTCTGGTTATGGTCCTCACTACTGCTACATTTGTAAAACAGGGAATCATTCCTGTAAACCTCCCAGAAGCGAAAACAAAAGAGAAAAACGACCTGCAAAAAGAGGTGGCTATTTACGTGAATAGCAAGGGTGAGATATATTACGAAAAAACTAAAGTGACTCTGGATGAGTTGGAGAAAAAACTATCGACTATCTCTAAGACGCAGACTGTCGTTTTAAGAAGTGATAAAGAGTCAAGATTTCAGGATTTTGTGAGTGTTATGAACATATTAAAACGTTTAAACCACGAGCAGCTGTATATCGTTACGAAAGATTAA